The Maylandia zebra isolate NMK-2024a linkage group LG4, Mzebra_GT3a, whole genome shotgun sequence genome includes a window with the following:
- the rgl3b gene encoding ral guanine nucleotide dissociation stimulator-like 3b: MGKWEITMNPVQEWGEETEDGAVYGVTLRREPVPSSANATEGSPCSGFVQYRTCKVRRLKAATLDLLVNHLLDFGCQEQDYSRIFLSTYRTFTSPTKLIELLFQRDSVLSDLDNGKCYRSPLLAFVQTWLDEYSEDVRDPPLHPALRLLLDHLRISSAVHDSMRSQPNFCSLAGQAEELLRTFQKEEVASSGSSASADLEQDDLGSGDEDSGSENSQDQGGIMDFSAAAIAEQLTQVDSALFAKVVPYQCLGCVWSQRDKKENMSPTIRATIAQFNAVTNQVMGSLLCQPTDGSPTSSPLAPTSPAQRARIIEKWIKVAQECRRLKNFSSLKAILSALQSNAVYRLRKTWAAVSRDNVAAFDNLCATFPDENCVLTNREFLMEDGGPTPDNVSPRILKRCPLSRQMSTSSGAVPYLGTYLTVLTMLDTALPDTVEGGLINFEKRRREFDVLSQIRLLQASCSQYSLGHQPRIAAWLQRHKLLTDQESYELSRRLEPPVDLCSPPPWSQRTLSMKLSFLKMASDGTKKPPADQISLSSSGSSGSEMEDLSSPNPNCSIKLQSFHSSYNNVSESFSLSSSSSSSSSPSISAASSADSPDCQADLSSAASPCGGARPKPQAAHHKRSVSMTSLPVYNRQVDDSCIIRVSVDLGHNNGNMYKSILLTSQDKTAQVIQRALEKHHLEHMTWQDFTLTQVISQSKEFLIPDKANVFYAMSTTANFDFVLRHKHKSQKKPLRATASLGRFTK, encoded by the exons ATGGGAAAATGGGAGATAACAATG AACCCAGTGCAGGAGTGGGGCGAAGAGACGGAAGACGGCGCCGTTTACGGGGTCACCCTGCGTCGAGAGCCCGTCCCGTCCTCCGCAAACGCTACTGAGGGGAGCCCATGCTCTGGTTTCGTGCAGTACCGAACCTGCAAGGTACGACGACTGAAGGCCGCCACCCTGGACCTGCTTGTAAATCACCTCCTCGACTTTGGCTGCCAGGAACAGGACTACAGCAGGATCTTCCTCTCCACGTACAGAACCTTCACCAGCCCCACGAAGCTCATAGAGCTACTCTTTCAGAG AGACAGTGTTTTGTCAGATCTGGATAATGGCAAATGTTACCGGAG CCCTCTGTTGGCCTTTGTCCAGACGTGGTTGGATGAGTACAGCGAGGACGTCAGGGACCCTCCCCTACACCCGGCGCTTCGGTTGCTCTTGGATCACCTGAGGATCAGCTCTGCGGTGCATGACAGCATGCGCAGCCAGCCCAACTTTTGCTCACTCGCCGGGCAAGCTGAGGAGCTGCTCAGGACATTCCAGAAAGAAG AAGTGGCATCAAGTGGCAGTTCTGCTTCTGCAGATCTTGAGCAAGATGATCTGGGGTCTGGTGATGAAGATTCAGGCAGTGAAAACTCTCAGGATCAAGGTGGCATCATGGATTTTTCTGCTGCAGCCATTGCTGAACAGCTCACTCAAGTGGACTCT GCTCTCTTTGCCAAAGTGGTCCCATACCAGTGTCTGGGCTGTGTATGGTCCCAGCGAGACAAGAAGGAAAACATGTCGCCCACCATCCGAGCAACCATTGCACAGTTCAATGCAGTCACCAACCAGGTCATGGGGTCGCTGCTCTGCCAGCCTACAGATGGCAGTCCCACTTCCTCCCCTCTAGCTCCCACCTCGCCAGCGCAAAGGGCTCGCATCATAGAGAAGTGGATCAAAGTAGCGCAG GAGTGTCGTCGCTTGAAGAACTTCTCTTCTCTCAAGGCGATCCTGTCGGCACTGCAGTCCAATGCCGTTTACAGGCTGAGGAAGACCTGGGCGGCTGTCAGCAG AGATAACGTGGCTGCGTTTGATAACCTCTGTGCGACCTTCCCTGATGAGAATTGTGTTCTGACCAACAGAGAGTTCCTGATGGAG GATGGAGGTCCCACGCCTGATAACGTTTCTCCAAGGATATTGAAACGGTGTCCACTCTCCAGACAGATG AGTACATCAAGTGGAGCGGTTCCATACCTCGGCACGTATCTGACCGTCCTCACCATGCTGGACACTGCTCTGCCAGACACTGTGGAG GGTGGACTTATAAACTttgagaagaggaggaga GAATTTGATGTTCTGTCACAGATCCGTCTGCTGCAGGCTTCCTGTTCCCAATACAGTCTCGGACACCAGCCCCGCATTGCTGCCTGGCTGCAGAGACACAagctgctcactgatcaggaGAG CTACGAGCTGTCGAGACGCCTGGAGCCTCCTGTGGACTTGTGTTCGCCACCTCCATGGAGCCAGCGCACACTCTCGATGAAACTCTCCTT TCTCAAGATGGCGAGTGACGGCACTAAGAAACCGCCTGCTGACCAGATCAGTCTTTCATCTTCTGGATCCAGTGGGTCTGAGATGGAAGATCTGTCCTCCCCAAACCCAAACTGTTCCATCAAGCTGCAG TCCTTTCACAGCTCTTACAACAACGTATCCGAGTCCTTCTCTTTGtcctcgtcctcctcttcctcgtccTCTCCCAGCATCTCAGCTGCTTCGTCTGCAGACTCCCCTGACTGCCAAGCAGACCTCAGCTCTGCAGCCTCGCCCTGTGGGGGGGCACGGCCGAAGCCTCAAGCAGCCCACCACAAGCGCTCGGTGTCTATGACCTCACTGCCCGTGTACAACCGTCAGGTGGATGACTCTTGCATCATCAGGGTGAGCGTGGATCTGGGCCACAACAATGGCAACATGTACAAAAGTATCCTG CTGACCAGCCAGGACAAAACTGCACAGGTGATCCAGAGGGCATTGGAGAAACATCACCTTGAGCACATGACCTGGCAGGACTTCACCCTGACACAGGTCATCTCTCAGAGCAAAG AGTTTCTCATACCAGACAAGGCAAACGTCTTCTATGCTATGTCTACAACAGCCAACTTTGACTTTGTTCTGCGCCACAAGCACAAAAGCCAGAAGAAACCACTGAGAGCAACCGCTAGTCTCGGACGATTCACAAAGTAG
- the LOC101471123 gene encoding choline transporter-like protein 2 isoform X4, whose translation MELEEKSKYGEPRKHDPSFSGPIQNRGCTDIVCCILFIIAILGYIAVGILAWSQGDPRKVIYPTDSRGQFCGQAGTPLEKKPFLFYFNIMKCASPMVLLEFQCPTTQMCVEKCPDKFMTLIKAYAVNSDFAYYKNFCEEGVTNTMGVAEILKQRLCPAMLLPSKPFTRRCFPALGMKGGVITVGNSSTFNDGNEIRNAQDLVAGVQNATVVMEARQVVMKIFEDFTHCWYWILLGLVIAMIISLVFLILLRFLAGIMVWVMIAMLVAVIGYGIFHCYMEYAALKGEAGANVTIKDLGFQTDFTVYLQIRQTWLAFIIILAIVEVIIILLLIFLWKRILIAIALIKEASRAIGHMLCSLFYPLFTFLLLAVVIAYWGVTAVFLSTSNQPIYKIFNETNCDYSRQTCDPANYSTSPMKAQCADSKCLFAFYGGETPYHKYLIALQFYNVFLFFWCANFVLGLGQMTLAGAFASYYWAAKKPDDIPAFPVFSSLGRSLRYHTGTLAFGSLILSIIQIIRVLLEYLDHKLKGAQNKFAKFLLCCLKCCFWCLEKFVKFLNRNAYIMSAIYGKNFCTSARDAFFLLMRNVIRVAVLDKVTDFILFLGKLLIVGLLGVFSFFFFSGRVKAFQNTAPTLNYYWVPILTMVVCSYLIAHAFFSVYSMCVDTLFLCFLEDLERNDGSPERPYMMSENLLKILKKKNKTDPAQ comes from the exons GTGAGCCCAGGAAGCATGACCCGAGCTTCAGTGGCCCAATCCAGAACAG GGGCTGCACAGACATTGTTTGCTGCATTCTGTTCATTATTGCCATACTTGGTTACATTGCAGTAGGAATACTCG CCTGGTCCCAGGGTGACCCAAGAAAGGTGATCTACCCCACAGACAGCCGAGGACAGTTCTGTGGGCAGGCTGGCACTCCACTCGA GAAGAAGCCCTTTTTGTTCTACTTCAACATCATGAAGTGTGCCAGTCCCATGGTGCTGCTGGAGTTCCAGTGCCCAACCACACAG ATGTGTGTGGAGAAGTGCCCTGATAAGTTCATGACATTAATCAAAGCATACGCTGTCAATAGTGACTTTGCCTACTATAAAAACTTCTGCGAAGAAGGAGTGACCAACACAATG GGTGTTGCAGAAATCCTTAAGCAACGTCTCTGTCCTGCAATGCTGCTTCCCAGCAAACCCT TCACCCGCAGGTGCTTCCCAGCTTTGGGCATGAAAGGAGGGGTGATAACTGTGGGAAACAGCTCCACATTTAATGATGGAAATGAAATTAGAAACGCCCAAGACCTTGTTGCTGGTGTACA AAATGCCACTGTGGTAATGGAAGCTCGTCAGGTGGTGATGAAAATCTTTGAGGATTTCACACATTGCTGGTACTGGATCCTCTT GGGATTGGTTATAGCCATGATCATCAGCCTCgtcttcctcatcctcctccgCTTCCTGGCAGGGATCATGGTCTGGGTCATGATTGCCATGTTGGTAGCGGTGATAGGCTATG GTATCTTCCATTGCTACATGGAGTATGCAGCCCTGAAAGGAGAGGCCGGCGCTAATGTGACTATCAAGGATCTGGGCTtccagacagatttcacagtcTACCTGCAAATTAGACAGACCTGGCTGGCCTTCA TTATTATTCTAGCCATTGTGGAGGTCATCATCATTTTGCTGCTCATCTTCCTTTGGAAGAGGATCCTCATTGCCATTGCTCTTATTAAAGAAGCCAGCAG AGCAATTGGACATATGTTGTGTTCCCTTTTCTACCCACTGTTTACATTCCTCCTCCTGGCTGTGGTCATTGCCTACTGGGGAGTAACTGCTGT TTTCTTGTCCACGTCCAATCAGCCTATCTACAAAATCTTCAATGAGACAAATTGTGACTACTCAAGACAAACGTGTGACCCGGCT AACTACTCGACGAGTCCCATGAAAGCCCAGTGTGCTGACTCGAAGTGCCTTTTTGCTTTCTACGGTGGAGAGACCCCTTACCACAAATACCTAATTGCCCTGCAGTTCTACAacgtcttcctcttcttttggtGTGCCAATTTTGTCTTGGGACTGGGACAGATGACCCTAGCCGGGGCGTTTGCTTCTTACTACTGGGCTGCCAAAAAGCCAGATGACATTCCTGctttcccagtgttttcttctcTTGGGAGATCGCTCAG GTATCACACAGGGACTCTGGCATTTGGCTCCCTTATCCTCTCCATCATCCAGATCATCAGGGTTTTGCTGGAGTATCTGGACCACAAGCTAAAAG GAGCCCAAAATAAGTTTGCAAAGTTCCTGTTGTGCTGTCTGAAGTGCTGTTTCTGGTGTCTGGAGAAATTTGTCAAGTTCCTGAACAGAAATGCGTATATTATG TCGGCGATCTATGGGAAAAACTTTTGCACCTCTGCCAGAGACGCCTTCTTCCTCCTCATGAGGAATGTGATCAG GGTGGCTGTGCTGGATAAAGTGAcagatttcattttatttttgggcAAACTGCTCATTGTTGGGCTTCTGG GggtcttttccttcttcttcttctctgggaGAGTGAAAGCCTTTCAGAATACAGCTCCAACCCTGAACTACTACTGGGTACCCATCCTG ACTATGGTGGTTTGCTCATACCTCATCGCCCATGCATTCTTCAGCGTGTACTCCATGTGCGTGGACACTCTGTTCCTGTGTTTCT TGGAGGATTTGGAGAGGAATGATGGCAGCCCGGAGAGGCCCTACATGATGTCCGAGAACCTCCTCAAAATcctgaaaaagaagaacaagacTGACCCAGctcagtag
- the LOC101471123 gene encoding choline transporter-like protein 2 isoform X3: MPEGGEYYGKNGEPRKHDPSFSGPIQNRGCTDIVCCILFIIAILGYIAVGILAWSQGDPRKVIYPTDSRGQFCGQAGTPLEKKPFLFYFNIMKCASPMVLLEFQCPTTQMCVEKCPDKFMTLIKAYAVNSDFAYYKNFCEEGVTNTMGVAEILKQRLCPAMLLPSKPFTRRCFPALGMKGGVITVGNSSTFNDGNEIRNAQDLVAGVQNATVVMEARQVVMKIFEDFTHCWYWILLGLVIAMIISLVFLILLRFLAGIMVWVMIAMLVAVIGYGIFHCYMEYAALKGEAGANVTIKDLGFQTDFTVYLQIRQTWLAFIIILAIVEVIIILLLIFLWKRILIAIALIKEASRAIGHMLCSLFYPLFTFLLLAVVIAYWGVTAVFLSTSNQPIYKIFNETNCDYSRQTCDPANYSTSPMKAQCADSKCLFAFYGGETPYHKYLIALQFYNVFLFFWCANFVLGLGQMTLAGAFASYYWAAKKPDDIPAFPVFSSLGRSLRYHTGTLAFGSLILSIIQIIRVLLEYLDHKLKGAQNKFAKFLLCCLKCCFWCLEKFVKFLNRNAYIMSAIYGKNFCTSARDAFFLLMRNVIRVAVLDKVTDFILFLGKLLIVGLLGVFSFFFFSGRVKAFQNTAPTLNYYWVPILTMVVCSYLIAHAFFSVYSMCVDTLFLCFLEDLERNDGSPERPYMMSENLLKILKKKNKTDPAQ, encoded by the exons GTGAGCCCAGGAAGCATGACCCGAGCTTCAGTGGCCCAATCCAGAACAG GGGCTGCACAGACATTGTTTGCTGCATTCTGTTCATTATTGCCATACTTGGTTACATTGCAGTAGGAATACTCG CCTGGTCCCAGGGTGACCCAAGAAAGGTGATCTACCCCACAGACAGCCGAGGACAGTTCTGTGGGCAGGCTGGCACTCCACTCGA GAAGAAGCCCTTTTTGTTCTACTTCAACATCATGAAGTGTGCCAGTCCCATGGTGCTGCTGGAGTTCCAGTGCCCAACCACACAG ATGTGTGTGGAGAAGTGCCCTGATAAGTTCATGACATTAATCAAAGCATACGCTGTCAATAGTGACTTTGCCTACTATAAAAACTTCTGCGAAGAAGGAGTGACCAACACAATG GGTGTTGCAGAAATCCTTAAGCAACGTCTCTGTCCTGCAATGCTGCTTCCCAGCAAACCCT TCACCCGCAGGTGCTTCCCAGCTTTGGGCATGAAAGGAGGGGTGATAACTGTGGGAAACAGCTCCACATTTAATGATGGAAATGAAATTAGAAACGCCCAAGACCTTGTTGCTGGTGTACA AAATGCCACTGTGGTAATGGAAGCTCGTCAGGTGGTGATGAAAATCTTTGAGGATTTCACACATTGCTGGTACTGGATCCTCTT GGGATTGGTTATAGCCATGATCATCAGCCTCgtcttcctcatcctcctccgCTTCCTGGCAGGGATCATGGTCTGGGTCATGATTGCCATGTTGGTAGCGGTGATAGGCTATG GTATCTTCCATTGCTACATGGAGTATGCAGCCCTGAAAGGAGAGGCCGGCGCTAATGTGACTATCAAGGATCTGGGCTtccagacagatttcacagtcTACCTGCAAATTAGACAGACCTGGCTGGCCTTCA TTATTATTCTAGCCATTGTGGAGGTCATCATCATTTTGCTGCTCATCTTCCTTTGGAAGAGGATCCTCATTGCCATTGCTCTTATTAAAGAAGCCAGCAG AGCAATTGGACATATGTTGTGTTCCCTTTTCTACCCACTGTTTACATTCCTCCTCCTGGCTGTGGTCATTGCCTACTGGGGAGTAACTGCTGT TTTCTTGTCCACGTCCAATCAGCCTATCTACAAAATCTTCAATGAGACAAATTGTGACTACTCAAGACAAACGTGTGACCCGGCT AACTACTCGACGAGTCCCATGAAAGCCCAGTGTGCTGACTCGAAGTGCCTTTTTGCTTTCTACGGTGGAGAGACCCCTTACCACAAATACCTAATTGCCCTGCAGTTCTACAacgtcttcctcttcttttggtGTGCCAATTTTGTCTTGGGACTGGGACAGATGACCCTAGCCGGGGCGTTTGCTTCTTACTACTGGGCTGCCAAAAAGCCAGATGACATTCCTGctttcccagtgttttcttctcTTGGGAGATCGCTCAG GTATCACACAGGGACTCTGGCATTTGGCTCCCTTATCCTCTCCATCATCCAGATCATCAGGGTTTTGCTGGAGTATCTGGACCACAAGCTAAAAG GAGCCCAAAATAAGTTTGCAAAGTTCCTGTTGTGCTGTCTGAAGTGCTGTTTCTGGTGTCTGGAGAAATTTGTCAAGTTCCTGAACAGAAATGCGTATATTATG TCGGCGATCTATGGGAAAAACTTTTGCACCTCTGCCAGAGACGCCTTCTTCCTCCTCATGAGGAATGTGATCAG GGTGGCTGTGCTGGATAAAGTGAcagatttcattttatttttgggcAAACTGCTCATTGTTGGGCTTCTGG GggtcttttccttcttcttcttctctgggaGAGTGAAAGCCTTTCAGAATACAGCTCCAACCCTGAACTACTACTGGGTACCCATCCTG ACTATGGTGGTTTGCTCATACCTCATCGCCCATGCATTCTTCAGCGTGTACTCCATGTGCGTGGACACTCTGTTCCTGTGTTTCT TGGAGGATTTGGAGAGGAATGATGGCAGCCCGGAGAGGCCCTACATGATGTCCGAGAACCTCCTCAAAATcctgaaaaagaagaacaagacTGACCCAGctcagtag
- the LOC101471123 gene encoding choline transporter-like protein 2 isoform X2, whose amino-acid sequence MELEEKSKYGEPRKHDPSFSGPIQNRGCTDIVCCILFIIAILGYIAVGILAWSQGDPRKVIYPTDSRGQFCGQAGTPLEKKPFLFYFNIMKCASPMVLLEFQCPTTQMCVEKCPDKFMTLIKAYAVNSDFAYYKNFCEEGVTNTMGVAEILKQRLCPAMLLPSKPFTRRCFPALGMKGGVITVGNSSTFNDGNEIRNAQDLVAGVQNATVVMEARQVVMKIFEDFTHCWYWILLGLVIAMIISLVFLILLRFLAGIMVWVMIAMLVAVIGYGIFHCYMEYAALKGEAGANVTIKDLGFQTDFTVYLQIRQTWLAFIIILAIVEVIIILLLIFLWKRILIAIALIKEASRAIGHMLCSLFYPLFTFLLLAVVIAYWGVTAVFLSTSNQPIYKIFNETNCDYSRQTCDPANYSTSPMKAQCADSKCLFAFYGGETPYHKYLIALQFYNVFLFFWCANFVLGLGQMTLAGAFASYYWAAKKPDDIPAFPVFSSLGRSLRYHTGTLAFGSLILSIIQIIRVLLEYLDHKLKGAQNKFAKFLLCCLKCCFWCLEKFVKFLNRNAYIMSAIYGKNFCTSARDAFFLLMRNVIRVAVLDKVTDFILFLGKLLIVGLLGVFSFFFFSGRVKAFQNTAPTLNYYWVPILTMVVCSYLIAHAFFSVYSMCVDTLFLCFCEDLERNDGSAARPYYMSPSLREILWKNKEEDPSEPSAQQQQQQHDEDTQLKQEAQEEDTA is encoded by the exons GTGAGCCCAGGAAGCATGACCCGAGCTTCAGTGGCCCAATCCAGAACAG GGGCTGCACAGACATTGTTTGCTGCATTCTGTTCATTATTGCCATACTTGGTTACATTGCAGTAGGAATACTCG CCTGGTCCCAGGGTGACCCAAGAAAGGTGATCTACCCCACAGACAGCCGAGGACAGTTCTGTGGGCAGGCTGGCACTCCACTCGA GAAGAAGCCCTTTTTGTTCTACTTCAACATCATGAAGTGTGCCAGTCCCATGGTGCTGCTGGAGTTCCAGTGCCCAACCACACAG ATGTGTGTGGAGAAGTGCCCTGATAAGTTCATGACATTAATCAAAGCATACGCTGTCAATAGTGACTTTGCCTACTATAAAAACTTCTGCGAAGAAGGAGTGACCAACACAATG GGTGTTGCAGAAATCCTTAAGCAACGTCTCTGTCCTGCAATGCTGCTTCCCAGCAAACCCT TCACCCGCAGGTGCTTCCCAGCTTTGGGCATGAAAGGAGGGGTGATAACTGTGGGAAACAGCTCCACATTTAATGATGGAAATGAAATTAGAAACGCCCAAGACCTTGTTGCTGGTGTACA AAATGCCACTGTGGTAATGGAAGCTCGTCAGGTGGTGATGAAAATCTTTGAGGATTTCACACATTGCTGGTACTGGATCCTCTT GGGATTGGTTATAGCCATGATCATCAGCCTCgtcttcctcatcctcctccgCTTCCTGGCAGGGATCATGGTCTGGGTCATGATTGCCATGTTGGTAGCGGTGATAGGCTATG GTATCTTCCATTGCTACATGGAGTATGCAGCCCTGAAAGGAGAGGCCGGCGCTAATGTGACTATCAAGGATCTGGGCTtccagacagatttcacagtcTACCTGCAAATTAGACAGACCTGGCTGGCCTTCA TTATTATTCTAGCCATTGTGGAGGTCATCATCATTTTGCTGCTCATCTTCCTTTGGAAGAGGATCCTCATTGCCATTGCTCTTATTAAAGAAGCCAGCAG AGCAATTGGACATATGTTGTGTTCCCTTTTCTACCCACTGTTTACATTCCTCCTCCTGGCTGTGGTCATTGCCTACTGGGGAGTAACTGCTGT TTTCTTGTCCACGTCCAATCAGCCTATCTACAAAATCTTCAATGAGACAAATTGTGACTACTCAAGACAAACGTGTGACCCGGCT AACTACTCGACGAGTCCCATGAAAGCCCAGTGTGCTGACTCGAAGTGCCTTTTTGCTTTCTACGGTGGAGAGACCCCTTACCACAAATACCTAATTGCCCTGCAGTTCTACAacgtcttcctcttcttttggtGTGCCAATTTTGTCTTGGGACTGGGACAGATGACCCTAGCCGGGGCGTTTGCTTCTTACTACTGGGCTGCCAAAAAGCCAGATGACATTCCTGctttcccagtgttttcttctcTTGGGAGATCGCTCAG GTATCACACAGGGACTCTGGCATTTGGCTCCCTTATCCTCTCCATCATCCAGATCATCAGGGTTTTGCTGGAGTATCTGGACCACAAGCTAAAAG GAGCCCAAAATAAGTTTGCAAAGTTCCTGTTGTGCTGTCTGAAGTGCTGTTTCTGGTGTCTGGAGAAATTTGTCAAGTTCCTGAACAGAAATGCGTATATTATG TCGGCGATCTATGGGAAAAACTTTTGCACCTCTGCCAGAGACGCCTTCTTCCTCCTCATGAGGAATGTGATCAG GGTGGCTGTGCTGGATAAAGTGAcagatttcattttatttttgggcAAACTGCTCATTGTTGGGCTTCTGG GggtcttttccttcttcttcttctctgggaGAGTGAAAGCCTTTCAGAATACAGCTCCAACCCTGAACTACTACTGGGTACCCATCCTG ACTATGGTGGTTTGCTCATACCTCATCGCCCATGCATTCTTCAGCGTGTACTCCATGTGCGTGGACACTCTGTTCCTGTGTTTCT GTGAAGACCTGGAGCGCAATGACGGCTCAGCTGCGAGGCCTTATTACATGTCGCCAAGTCTTCGTGAGATTCTGTGGAAGAACAAGGAGGAGGATCCATCTGAGCCCTccgctcagcagcagcagcagcaacacgatgaagacacccagctgaaacaGGAGGCTCAGGAGGAGGACACGGCTTAG
- the LOC101471123 gene encoding choline transporter-like protein 2 isoform X1, translated as MPEGGEYYGKNGEPRKHDPSFSGPIQNRGCTDIVCCILFIIAILGYIAVGILAWSQGDPRKVIYPTDSRGQFCGQAGTPLEKKPFLFYFNIMKCASPMVLLEFQCPTTQMCVEKCPDKFMTLIKAYAVNSDFAYYKNFCEEGVTNTMGVAEILKQRLCPAMLLPSKPFTRRCFPALGMKGGVITVGNSSTFNDGNEIRNAQDLVAGVQNATVVMEARQVVMKIFEDFTHCWYWILLGLVIAMIISLVFLILLRFLAGIMVWVMIAMLVAVIGYGIFHCYMEYAALKGEAGANVTIKDLGFQTDFTVYLQIRQTWLAFIIILAIVEVIIILLLIFLWKRILIAIALIKEASRAIGHMLCSLFYPLFTFLLLAVVIAYWGVTAVFLSTSNQPIYKIFNETNCDYSRQTCDPANYSTSPMKAQCADSKCLFAFYGGETPYHKYLIALQFYNVFLFFWCANFVLGLGQMTLAGAFASYYWAAKKPDDIPAFPVFSSLGRSLRYHTGTLAFGSLILSIIQIIRVLLEYLDHKLKGAQNKFAKFLLCCLKCCFWCLEKFVKFLNRNAYIMSAIYGKNFCTSARDAFFLLMRNVIRVAVLDKVTDFILFLGKLLIVGLLGVFSFFFFSGRVKAFQNTAPTLNYYWVPILTMVVCSYLIAHAFFSVYSMCVDTLFLCFCEDLERNDGSAARPYYMSPSLREILWKNKEEDPSEPSAQQQQQQHDEDTQLKQEAQEEDTA; from the exons GTGAGCCCAGGAAGCATGACCCGAGCTTCAGTGGCCCAATCCAGAACAG GGGCTGCACAGACATTGTTTGCTGCATTCTGTTCATTATTGCCATACTTGGTTACATTGCAGTAGGAATACTCG CCTGGTCCCAGGGTGACCCAAGAAAGGTGATCTACCCCACAGACAGCCGAGGACAGTTCTGTGGGCAGGCTGGCACTCCACTCGA GAAGAAGCCCTTTTTGTTCTACTTCAACATCATGAAGTGTGCCAGTCCCATGGTGCTGCTGGAGTTCCAGTGCCCAACCACACAG ATGTGTGTGGAGAAGTGCCCTGATAAGTTCATGACATTAATCAAAGCATACGCTGTCAATAGTGACTTTGCCTACTATAAAAACTTCTGCGAAGAAGGAGTGACCAACACAATG GGTGTTGCAGAAATCCTTAAGCAACGTCTCTGTCCTGCAATGCTGCTTCCCAGCAAACCCT TCACCCGCAGGTGCTTCCCAGCTTTGGGCATGAAAGGAGGGGTGATAACTGTGGGAAACAGCTCCACATTTAATGATGGAAATGAAATTAGAAACGCCCAAGACCTTGTTGCTGGTGTACA AAATGCCACTGTGGTAATGGAAGCTCGTCAGGTGGTGATGAAAATCTTTGAGGATTTCACACATTGCTGGTACTGGATCCTCTT GGGATTGGTTATAGCCATGATCATCAGCCTCgtcttcctcatcctcctccgCTTCCTGGCAGGGATCATGGTCTGGGTCATGATTGCCATGTTGGTAGCGGTGATAGGCTATG GTATCTTCCATTGCTACATGGAGTATGCAGCCCTGAAAGGAGAGGCCGGCGCTAATGTGACTATCAAGGATCTGGGCTtccagacagatttcacagtcTACCTGCAAATTAGACAGACCTGGCTGGCCTTCA TTATTATTCTAGCCATTGTGGAGGTCATCATCATTTTGCTGCTCATCTTCCTTTGGAAGAGGATCCTCATTGCCATTGCTCTTATTAAAGAAGCCAGCAG AGCAATTGGACATATGTTGTGTTCCCTTTTCTACCCACTGTTTACATTCCTCCTCCTGGCTGTGGTCATTGCCTACTGGGGAGTAACTGCTGT TTTCTTGTCCACGTCCAATCAGCCTATCTACAAAATCTTCAATGAGACAAATTGTGACTACTCAAGACAAACGTGTGACCCGGCT AACTACTCGACGAGTCCCATGAAAGCCCAGTGTGCTGACTCGAAGTGCCTTTTTGCTTTCTACGGTGGAGAGACCCCTTACCACAAATACCTAATTGCCCTGCAGTTCTACAacgtcttcctcttcttttggtGTGCCAATTTTGTCTTGGGACTGGGACAGATGACCCTAGCCGGGGCGTTTGCTTCTTACTACTGGGCTGCCAAAAAGCCAGATGACATTCCTGctttcccagtgttttcttctcTTGGGAGATCGCTCAG GTATCACACAGGGACTCTGGCATTTGGCTCCCTTATCCTCTCCATCATCCAGATCATCAGGGTTTTGCTGGAGTATCTGGACCACAAGCTAAAAG GAGCCCAAAATAAGTTTGCAAAGTTCCTGTTGTGCTGTCTGAAGTGCTGTTTCTGGTGTCTGGAGAAATTTGTCAAGTTCCTGAACAGAAATGCGTATATTATG TCGGCGATCTATGGGAAAAACTTTTGCACCTCTGCCAGAGACGCCTTCTTCCTCCTCATGAGGAATGTGATCAG GGTGGCTGTGCTGGATAAAGTGAcagatttcattttatttttgggcAAACTGCTCATTGTTGGGCTTCTGG GggtcttttccttcttcttcttctctgggaGAGTGAAAGCCTTTCAGAATACAGCTCCAACCCTGAACTACTACTGGGTACCCATCCTG ACTATGGTGGTTTGCTCATACCTCATCGCCCATGCATTCTTCAGCGTGTACTCCATGTGCGTGGACACTCTGTTCCTGTGTTTCT GTGAAGACCTGGAGCGCAATGACGGCTCAGCTGCGAGGCCTTATTACATGTCGCCAAGTCTTCGTGAGATTCTGTGGAAGAACAAGGAGGAGGATCCATCTGAGCCCTccgctcagcagcagcagcagcaacacgatgaagacacccagctgaaacaGGAGGCTCAGGAGGAGGACACGGCTTAG